The Winogradskyella schleiferi genome has a window encoding:
- a CDS encoding sodium:solute symporter family transporter, whose amino-acid sequence MIASDKLVTYMWILLAVYATVILFFVIRGARKNTSINDYAVGNIGFPSWVVGLSLAASMTSAATFIINPGFIALYGISGVISFAVVLPIAAFISLIVFTKGFVKQGNAVKATTMAQWIGKRYQSKKYAFFFGIIALLLITFIVLINVGLTQVISKSLNADPFYVLMGITAFVFGYMMFGGANSMVYTNTIQAIIMCIVALILIGSGSEYFADGITGFFEKLNTIDPNLTNPTNPESFLFRDYFEIIVTQIVIGVAIVCQPHIITKSLLLKDSSKINTYLFSGIAFMIVFFLVVVVGLYARISFPDFMVNGEKLRMDEIIPTYVVTKFSVGVGLVIVVGLISAGLSTLESLIQSLSITITSDIINPLFKDKFTEKTITINKMVIIVLGIVSFILSWEQIKNPDVSVAIFAQNGVYAYFAAAFVPVLFGTFLNQVSIRSVFIASITAIVVHFGIYYGRLTPYMQEPVNNPGVSAAIGIITSLIVGYIIYKIDSKKVGIGQTRLDS is encoded by the coding sequence ATGATAGCATCAGACAAGTTGGTCACTTATATGTGGATTTTATTAGCGGTTTACGCTACGGTCATCCTATTTTTCGTCATACGAGGTGCTCGTAAAAACACGAGTATCAACGATTATGCCGTTGGCAATATTGGCTTTCCGTCTTGGGTGGTTGGTTTGTCCTTGGCGGCTTCCATGACGAGTGCCGCTACTTTTATTATCAATCCAGGGTTTATTGCGCTTTACGGAATTTCTGGTGTCATTTCATTTGCAGTTGTGTTACCCATTGCGGCGTTTATTTCGCTAATTGTTTTTACTAAAGGATTTGTAAAACAAGGAAATGCTGTAAAAGCTACGACTATGGCGCAATGGATTGGTAAACGCTATCAAAGTAAAAAGTATGCCTTTTTCTTTGGGATTATTGCGCTTTTACTCATCACGTTTATTGTACTGATCAATGTTGGATTGACGCAAGTGATTTCAAAATCCCTTAATGCAGACCCATTTTACGTCCTTATGGGAATTACCGCTTTCGTATTTGGCTATATGATGTTTGGTGGTGCCAATTCCATGGTGTACACCAATACGATTCAAGCCATCATAATGTGCATTGTGGCACTGATATTAATTGGTTCTGGTTCGGAATATTTTGCAGATGGCATTACTGGATTTTTTGAAAAACTTAATACCATTGACCCAAATCTGACAAATCCCACAAACCCAGAAAGTTTCCTGTTTCGGGATTATTTTGAAATTATTGTTACGCAAATCGTAATTGGTGTGGCCATTGTTTGTCAGCCACACATTATTACAAAATCCCTACTTTTAAAAGATTCCAGTAAAATAAACACTTATCTTTTCAGTGGCATTGCCTTTATGATTGTGTTCTTTTTAGTGGTTGTTGTAGGCTTGTATGCTCGAATCAGTTTTCCAGACTTTATGGTTAATGGCGAAAAATTAAGAATGGATGAAATTATTCCAACCTACGTTGTCACTAAATTTTCCGTTGGTGTTGGTCTGGTCATTGTTGTTGGGTTGATTTCCGCAGGATTATCCACTTTAGAAAGTTTAATACAGTCCTTATCCATTACGATTACCTCAGATATCATAAACCCATTATTCAAAGATAAATTTACCGAAAAGACCATAACCATCAATAAAATGGTCATTATTGTGTTGGGAATCGTGAGCTTTATACTAAGTTGGGAACAGATAAAAAACCCAGACGTTAGCGTGGCCATTTTTGCCCAAAATGGTGTTTATGCCTATTTTGCTGCTGCCTTTGTGCCTGTATTGTTTGGTACTTTTTTAAACCAGGTGTCAATACGGTCGGTTTTTATTGCGAGTATTACCGCCATCGTAGTTCACTTCGGGATTTATTACGGCAGATTGACACCTTACATGCAAGAACCCGTAAACAATCCAGGCGTTTCGGCAGCCATCGGAATTATAACATCGTTAATTGTAGGTTACATTATTTATAAAATAGATTCAAAAAAAGTAGGAATTGGACAGACTAGATTGGACAGCTAA
- a CDS encoding GIY-YIG nuclease family protein, producing the protein MNHCCYILYSEKLSRYYVGYSSDLEVRLVFHENSESRKFTHNAKDWQLYYKIDCTSKTQGKAIEAHIKRMKSKTYIENLLKHPEITAKLLEKYNE; encoded by the coding sequence ATGAACCATTGCTGTTACATTCTATATTCAGAAAAACTATCACGATATTATGTTGGGTATAGTTCTGATTTGGAAGTTCGATTAGTATTTCACGAAAATTCAGAATCACGAAAATTTACTCACAACGCCAAAGATTGGCAACTCTATTATAAAATTGATTGTACGAGTAAGACACAAGGGAAAGCAATTGAGGCCCATATTAAAAGAATGAAAAGCAAAACCTATATTGAGAATCTTTTAAAGCATCCTGAGATTACAGCCAAACTGCTGGAGAAATATAATGAGTGA
- a CDS encoding nucleoside deaminase, whose product MRQKKALDEGGIPIGSVLVHNGKILGQGHNKRVQNGSVLLHGEMDALENAGRQPASVYKESVIYTTLSPCPMCSGAILLYGIPKVVAGENKTFLGAEDHLRANGVEVIVLNNEECISIMTTFIENSPQLWNEDIGI is encoded by the coding sequence GTGAGGCAAAAAAAAGCATTAGATGAAGGAGGTATTCCCATAGGGAGTGTTCTTGTTCACAATGGAAAAATATTAGGTCAAGGTCATAATAAAAGAGTTCAAAATGGTAGTGTTTTGCTACATGGCGAAATGGATGCTTTAGAAAATGCAGGCAGACAACCAGCATCTGTTTATAAGGAGTCTGTAATCTATACCACGCTTTCGCCTTGCCCAATGTGTTCTGGTGCTATTCTTCTCTATGGTATTCCAAAAGTAGTTGCTGGTGAAAATAAGACGTTTTTGGGAGCAGAAGATCATCTAAGAGCCAATGGCGTTGAAGTCATTGTTTTAAATAATGAAGAATGCATTAGTATCATGACAACATTTATAGAAAACAGCCCACAACTTTGGAATGAGGATATTGGAATTTAG
- a CDS encoding CBS domain-containing protein: MAIKSFQGARRQQNTTGSSQLKVRDYMTTNLITFRPDQSVQEVVEALIKHKISGGPVVNDKQELVGIISEGDCLKQLSESRYYNMPLEHDNVEKRMAINVETIDGNLDVFDAANKFLQSKRRRFPIVENGKLVGQISQKDILIAALELKGENWNSTTKGGS; encoded by the coding sequence ATGGCAATTAAAAGTTTTCAAGGAGCGCGAAGGCAGCAAAATACGACAGGTTCTTCTCAACTTAAAGTGAGAGATTATATGACCACTAATCTTATAACATTTAGGCCTGATCAGTCAGTCCAAGAGGTTGTGGAAGCTTTGATAAAGCATAAAATTTCCGGTGGTCCTGTGGTTAATGATAAGCAGGAACTAGTTGGCATTATTTCTGAAGGCGATTGCCTAAAACAATTAAGTGAAAGTCGCTATTATAATATGCCTTTGGAGCACGACAATGTTGAAAAACGTATGGCCATAAACGTAGAGACTATTGACGGTAACTTGGATGTTTTTGATGCTGCCAACAAGTTTTTACAGTCCAAAAGACGACGTTTCCCAATTGTTGAAAACGGAAAATTGGTTGGGCAAATTAGCCAAAAAGATATTCTGATAGCTGCTCTGGAACTTAAAGGGGAGAATTGGAACAGTACCACTAAGGGCGGTTCTTAG
- a CDS encoding TonB-dependent receptor, whose product MKKLLLLLTLISTFTMAAQDSGSISGTITEANGAPLSGATVYIKALDKGTVTDYDGKFKLDNVAAGTYDVAISYVGFATTTQNVTVTADNASTLNTSLNESDSLLNEVVITANKQPQKLTDVPATVNVITSKDISEFPSFNIGELAARQKGVDFVRSGVLGTGINIRGFNSAFNAKNLQVTDDRLSTLIATGLPMGSFSTVTKDDIARVEILLGPNGTLYGPNAHNGLVSTITKNPRQSEGTTLALGVGNQSVFTTRLRHAEAINEKFAYKFHLEHSEGKEFNYTDSVYVGDRAFKELDLDRDFKSQKYGASLFYKPTKSSEIIGYYGHSLNSNIGITNAGRNQIKDWSIDVAQLKFVSKHFFANAYYTWSKTEDTYAINQRTQNYVSFIDNGFSEAVARERSFTEQWLQTGPNQGDGIALPRGAVFKDDSQRFNAEAQYNNNWNKLYVTVGAQYQLDMADSKGTYLLDKDGIDIGQTGIYTQLEYKLDDSGWGFLFGGRLDNHELYGSNFIPKAAITKKVNNGTFRITYGKGIAVPSILNLKGNLFGGLVLGNGEGFTLTDGTKIQKLDVETINSYEIGYKGQLTDKLFVDVNGYYNQSDNFISPLRNIADAANGNFVTQVGDQPIGDVVEGSTGAFILTYLNFGHVDTYGVDIGLNYYFSDSFRTSVNYSYFGRDLDKDDLANDGNLDGQVLESELPINTPNHKMSVGFHYNKGKFYGAIYGRYVQKYDFFSGINVAAETQDLDGDGVNEIVENAQIGRTWNYGQLGGFTVDANAGYNVTDQFSMGVSFTNLLNAEVREFVASPVINTLFSLEMKYQFSLKQKKAAVN is encoded by the coding sequence ATGAAAAAACTACTTTTATTACTAACCCTCATTAGTACGTTTACTATGGCTGCGCAAGATAGTGGTAGTATATCGGGAACAATAACGGAAGCCAATGGCGCACCTTTATCTGGAGCAACCGTTTATATTAAGGCTTTGGACAAAGGAACGGTAACCGATTACGACGGAAAATTTAAGCTCGATAATGTGGCGGCAGGCACTTATGATGTGGCTATTTCTTACGTAGGTTTTGCTACCACAACTCAAAATGTTACGGTAACTGCTGACAACGCATCAACGCTAAATACATCTCTAAATGAATCTGATAGTCTTTTAAATGAAGTGGTCATTACCGCAAACAAACAACCTCAAAAACTTACAGATGTACCAGCAACAGTCAATGTAATAACGTCTAAGGATATTTCAGAATTTCCAAGTTTTAATATTGGCGAATTGGCAGCAAGACAAAAAGGTGTTGACTTTGTAAGAAGTGGTGTTTTAGGAACAGGCATTAACATCAGAGGCTTTAACTCGGCTTTTAACGCAAAAAACCTACAGGTTACTGACGATAGATTATCCACATTGATTGCCACAGGTTTACCAATGGGTTCGTTTTCAACCGTTACAAAAGATGATATAGCACGTGTTGAAATCCTATTAGGGCCAAACGGAACACTTTACGGTCCCAACGCACACAATGGTTTGGTAAGTACCATTACTAAAAATCCAAGACAATCTGAAGGTACAACTTTAGCTTTAGGTGTTGGTAACCAAAGTGTATTTACTACGCGATTGAGACATGCTGAAGCGATAAACGAGAAATTTGCTTATAAGTTTCATTTAGAACATTCTGAAGGTAAAGAATTCAACTATACAGATAGTGTTTACGTGGGAGATAGAGCCTTTAAGGAATTGGATTTGGACCGTGATTTCAAATCCCAAAAATATGGTGCTTCTTTATTCTATAAACCAACTAAAAGCTCTGAGATTATTGGTTATTATGGTCATAGTTTGAATAGTAATATCGGAATTACAAATGCTGGTCGGAACCAAATTAAAGATTGGAGTATTGACGTAGCACAGTTAAAGTTTGTGTCCAAGCACTTTTTTGCTAACGCTTACTATACGTGGAGTAAAACAGAAGACACTTATGCTATCAACCAAAGAACACAAAACTACGTGTCGTTTATAGACAATGGGTTTTCTGAAGCTGTAGCGCGTGAACGTTCGTTTACGGAACAATGGCTTCAAACGGGTCCTAATCAAGGCGACGGAATTGCCTTGCCACGTGGCGCGGTTTTTAAGGATGACTCACAACGTTTTAATGCAGAGGCGCAGTACAATAATAATTGGAATAAACTCTATGTAACTGTAGGTGCACAATACCAATTGGATATGGCGGATTCTAAAGGTACTTATCTTTTAGATAAAGATGGTATTGATATAGGTCAAACCGGAATCTACACACAATTAGAATACAAGTTAGACGACTCTGGATGGGGATTTTTATTTGGAGGACGACTTGATAATCACGAATTATACGGTTCTAATTTTATCCCAAAAGCGGCTATTACAAAGAAAGTTAACAACGGCACATTTAGAATTACTTATGGTAAAGGAATTGCGGTACCTTCAATTTTAAACCTTAAAGGGAATTTATTTGGTGGGTTAGTATTAGGTAATGGCGAAGGGTTTACCTTAACAGATGGCACCAAAATTCAAAAATTAGATGTAGAAACCATTAATTCTTACGAGATTGGTTACAAAGGCCAATTAACTGATAAATTATTTGTGGATGTTAATGGGTATTACAATCAGTCTGATAACTTTATCAGTCCATTACGCAACATTGCAGATGCAGCTAACGGAAATTTTGTAACGCAAGTTGGTGATCAACCAATTGGAGATGTGGTAGAGGGAAGTACAGGCGCTTTTATATTAACCTATTTAAACTTTGGTCACGTTGATACTTATGGTGTTGATATCGGATTGAATTATTATTTCTCAGATAGTTTCAGAACCTCTGTTAACTATTCATATTTCGGACGTGATTTAGATAAAGATGACCTTGCCAATGATGGAAATTTAGATGGGCAGGTTTTAGAAAGCGAATTACCAATTAATACACCAAACCATAAGATGAGTGTTGGATTTCACTATAATAAAGGAAAATTTTATGGCGCTATTTACGGAAGGTATGTTCAAAAGTATGATTTCTTCTCTGGTATCAATGTAGCTGCGGAAACACAAGATTTAGATGGCGATGGCGTTAATGAAATTGTTGAAAATGCACAAATAGGAAGAACATGGAATTACGGACAATTAGGTGGTTTTACGGTAGATGCAAATGCAGGTTATAACGTGACTGATCAATTTTCAATGGGAGTTAGTTTTACCAACTTATTGAACGCAGAGGTTAGGGAATTTGTAGCATCGCCAGTGATAAACACTCTATTTTCTTTAGAGATGAAGTATCAATTTAGCTTAAAGCAAAAGAAGGCAGCCGTAAACTAA
- a CDS encoding NAD-dependent epimerase/dehydratase family protein gives MSSKILIIGACGQIGTELTIKLREIHGVDNVIASDINTRNLDLVNAGPFVILDAKNFNAIKDCCNNHNIDTVYLMAALLSATGEKYPMEAWDLNMNSLFHVLNLAKSKQIQKVFWPSSIAVFGPTTPREQTPQHTICEPTTVYGITKQVGERWCEYYHEKYGVDVRSIRYPGIISHKAMPGGGTTDYAVEIYHEAIKEGKYESFLSENTNLPMMFMDDAIKATTEIMAANSENLSIRSSYNLSAISFSPKEIAESIKAVMPNFKITYTPDFRQAIADSWPSSIDDSVARKDWNWSHDFNLDTMTKVMLRELAKTYNS, from the coding sequence ATGTCTTCAAAAATATTAATCATCGGTGCCTGTGGGCAAATAGGAACAGAACTCACCATCAAATTACGTGAAATCCATGGTGTGGATAACGTTATTGCAAGTGATATCAATACTAGAAATTTAGATTTAGTAAATGCTGGTCCTTTCGTGATTTTAGATGCCAAAAATTTTAATGCTATTAAAGATTGCTGTAACAACCATAACATCGATACAGTTTATCTTATGGCAGCATTGTTGAGTGCAACTGGCGAAAAATATCCAATGGAAGCTTGGGATTTAAACATGAATTCATTGTTTCATGTGCTCAACTTGGCTAAATCCAAACAAATACAAAAAGTGTTCTGGCCAAGCAGTATTGCTGTATTTGGCCCAACAACACCAAGAGAACAAACACCTCAACATACCATTTGCGAACCCACAACCGTTTACGGAATTACCAAACAAGTAGGCGAACGTTGGTGCGAATATTACCATGAAAAATATGGTGTGGACGTCAGAAGCATACGTTATCCAGGAATTATTAGCCATAAGGCTATGCCAGGAGGTGGCACAACCGATTATGCTGTGGAAATTTATCATGAAGCTATAAAAGAAGGCAAATACGAGAGTTTTTTATCTGAAAACACCAATTTGCCAATGATGTTCATGGATGATGCCATTAAAGCCACGACGGAAATCATGGCTGCAAATTCCGAAAATTTAAGTATTAGATCATCATATAATCTATCTGCAATTAGTTTTTCTCCAAAGGAAATTGCCGAAAGTATTAAGGCCGTAATGCCAAACTTTAAAATAACCTATACACCAGATTTTAGACAAGCCATTGCTGATAGTTGGCCTTCGTCCATTGACGATAGTGTGGCACGAAAAGACTGGAATTGGTCGCACGATTTTAATCTGGATACGATGACAAAAGTGATGCTGAGGGAATTGGCTAAAACCTATAATTCCTGA
- a CDS encoding alpha/beta fold hydrolase: protein MLKIHVNDIELDYEDHGAGAVLLFLHGLGSTKKDWDAQVPFFSKTHRVITVDLRGHGNSTKPQDAYSVELMTEDVKQLLDQLNIKKATLVGFSMGGAVAFEMAAQHPDYLENLVIVNSGPDFNDMGKIGEELLENRTEFLETKGLAALAKEISFNMFPEDHQIELRNEFEIRCKNNDYNAYYKSFVTLMAWGLGDRIKDIKTRTLVVGSDMDYTPVSFKEDYVNTLQNATLVVIKNSRHGVVIDQPEAFNMELRKFLNHDG from the coding sequence ATGTTAAAAATACACGTTAACGATATAGAGCTCGATTACGAAGATCATGGCGCAGGAGCTGTCCTTTTATTTCTTCATGGTCTAGGATCCACAAAAAAAGATTGGGACGCACAAGTCCCTTTCTTTTCCAAAACACATCGTGTTATTACGGTCGATTTAAGAGGTCATGGAAATTCTACAAAACCACAAGATGCGTATAGTGTAGAATTAATGACCGAAGATGTAAAGCAACTTCTTGATCAACTGAACATTAAAAAGGCAACACTAGTTGGCTTTTCAATGGGAGGTGCTGTGGCTTTTGAAATGGCAGCACAACATCCTGATTATTTAGAAAATTTGGTCATTGTAAATAGTGGTCCAGATTTTAACGACATGGGCAAAATTGGAGAGGAGCTTTTAGAGAACCGAACCGAATTCTTGGAAACCAAAGGATTGGCCGCATTAGCCAAAGAGATTTCATTCAATATGTTTCCTGAAGATCATCAAATTGAGTTGAGAAACGAATTTGAAATACGATGTAAAAACAACGATTATAATGCGTATTACAAATCTTTTGTTACGCTAATGGCTTGGGGCTTGGGAGACCGTATAAAAGACATAAAAACCAGAACGTTAGTCGTAGGCTCAGATATGGATTATACACCAGTTTCCTTTAAGGAAGACTACGTTAATACATTGCAAAATGCCACTTTAGTTGTGATTAAAAATTCTAGACATGGCGTTGTTATAGACCAACCTGAAGCGTTTAATATGGAACTTCGAAAATTTTTAAATCATGATGGATAA
- a CDS encoding NAD(P)H-binding protein encodes MKTQISVIGCGWLGLPLAKTLVVNGFLVYGSTTSKAKFVALKRHQIKPFLITLNASEIKGNCAEFLTGSDTVIINIPPGLRKNPTKNHVAEIAHLMNAIEASAVKHVLYISSTSVFENEANFPVITDETKPNATSSTAKQLIEIENRLQTNSNFETTILRFGGLIDKERHPAKFLSGRDHISNPDAPINLIHKTDCIDIILAILEQDLWNRTLNAAYPKHIRKESYYSNYCKQENLPLPNYNFSEESLGKIIDSSKLVQLLNYTFKVEP; translated from the coding sequence TTGAAAACACAAATTAGCGTCATCGGTTGTGGTTGGTTAGGTTTACCATTGGCAAAAACTTTAGTAGTAAACGGATTTTTGGTGTATGGTTCTACAACTTCAAAAGCCAAATTTGTAGCGCTGAAAAGACATCAAATAAAGCCATTTTTAATCACTTTAAATGCGTCCGAAATTAAAGGAAATTGCGCTGAATTCTTAACAGGAAGTGATACGGTAATCATTAACATTCCTCCTGGATTACGGAAAAATCCAACTAAAAACCATGTTGCTGAAATAGCACATTTAATGAATGCTATTGAAGCATCCGCTGTTAAACATGTATTGTATATAAGTTCTACTTCGGTTTTTGAAAATGAAGCCAATTTTCCTGTTATTACAGATGAAACAAAGCCAAATGCGACCTCGAGCACAGCAAAACAACTTATTGAAATTGAAAATAGGCTTCAAACAAATTCCAATTTTGAAACCACGATTTTACGTTTTGGTGGTTTGATTGATAAAGAACGTCATCCTGCAAAATTTTTATCAGGAAGAGATCATATTTCAAATCCAGATGCTCCAATAAATCTAATTCATAAAACAGATTGTATCGATATCATTTTAGCCATTCTCGAACAAGACCTTTGGAACAGGACCTTAAATGCTGCATACCCAAAACATATCAGGAAAGAAAGTTACTATTCAAACTATTGTAAACAAGAAAATCTACCGCTCCCAAATTATAATTTTTCTGAAGAAAGTTTAGGGAAAATCATCGATAGTTCTAAATTGGTACAACTTTTGAATTACACTTTTAAAGTAGAACCATAG
- a CDS encoding class I adenylate-forming enzyme family protein yields the protein MDRLDWTAKWADYTPNKIALTSYDANKSYTYSDLHVYANRLIEKFTSLNLEEGDRIAVLADHGLEFMTLFVACQRMGLVMVPLNYRQSINEISKLVIDCTPSLFIYNNNHKAKAEQLPIQNLKVTSFEILADYYQNSQSNNAKTFQIKEDNPLFIFYTSGTTGTPKGVVYTNKMLFWNSLNTSMQLGITFRDSTVNTLPPYHTSGWNVFVTPLLHKGAHIGMLEKFDAEKILCLLELNKTTLFMALPTMLLMMQKTPVFKDVNLKKLRYIISGGEKVPSELVSFWKNEKNIYIRPGYGLTEAGPSITSLHHKMAELKPNSIGKPNFYLDIKIVNKDGESVKPNEVGELCIKGDIVTPGYWNNSVETSNKIKKGWLFTGDFAYSDDEGFLYMKGRKNDMYISGGENIYPQEIETQLEQIKAIKKAVVLSVKDEKWGECGIAFVTSANKNLSVTEIREELKTTLVAFKHPKYIFILDEIPITSLGKVSRKKLNKYFNAIKSQE from the coding sequence TTGGACAGACTAGATTGGACAGCTAAATGGGCAGATTACACGCCCAATAAAATTGCGTTAACCTCGTATGACGCCAACAAAAGTTATACGTATAGCGACTTGCATGTCTATGCCAATCGGTTAATCGAAAAATTTACGTCACTCAATCTCGAAGAAGGCGACCGCATTGCAGTTTTAGCAGACCATGGTTTAGAATTCATGACACTTTTTGTGGCATGTCAACGCATGGGATTGGTTATGGTGCCTTTAAATTATCGGCAATCCATCAACGAAATTTCAAAACTCGTTATCGATTGTACGCCAAGCTTATTCATCTATAATAACAACCACAAAGCTAAAGCCGAACAACTACCAATTCAGAATTTAAAAGTTACATCTTTTGAAATATTGGCTGATTATTATCAAAATTCGCAAAGTAATAATGCAAAAACCTTTCAGATTAAAGAAGATAATCCGCTATTTATTTTCTATACCTCTGGCACCACAGGCACACCAAAAGGTGTGGTTTACACCAATAAAATGTTGTTTTGGAATAGCTTGAATACATCCATGCAACTCGGCATTACCTTTAGGGATTCCACCGTAAACACCTTACCACCTTACCACACCTCTGGTTGGAATGTTTTTGTAACACCATTATTGCACAAAGGCGCACATATTGGCATGCTCGAAAAATTCGATGCCGAAAAAATATTATGTCTTTTAGAACTCAATAAAACCACCTTGTTCATGGCATTGCCAACCATGCTGTTAATGATGCAAAAAACACCTGTTTTTAAAGACGTTAACCTTAAAAAGTTACGCTATATCATTTCTGGAGGTGAAAAAGTACCTTCGGAACTCGTGAGTTTTTGGAAAAACGAGAAGAATATTTACATAAGACCAGGTTATGGATTGACTGAAGCTGGACCAAGCATCACCTCATTACATCATAAAATGGCTGAGCTAAAACCAAATTCCATTGGTAAACCCAACTTTTATTTAGATATAAAAATCGTGAATAAAGATGGTGAAAGCGTTAAACCAAACGAGGTTGGAGAACTTTGTATAAAAGGTGATATCGTCACACCAGGTTATTGGAACAATTCGGTTGAAACCAGCAACAAAATCAAGAAAGGCTGGTTGTTTACAGGCGATTTTGCCTATAGTGACGATGAAGGCTTTTTATACATGAAAGGCCGAAAAAACGACATGTACATTTCGGGTGGAGAAAATATCTATCCACAGGAAATTGAAACTCAACTGGAACAGATAAAAGCCATAAAAAAAGCTGTTGTTTTAAGTGTGAAGGACGAAAAATGGGGCGAATGTGGCATAGCCTTTGTAACCTCAGCAAACAAGAACCTTTCAGTAACAGAAATCCGTGAAGAATTAAAAACAACTTTGGTGGCTTTTAAACATCCAAAATACATTTTTATTCTCGACGAAATTCCGATTACCAGTTTAGGAAAAGTATCGCGAAAAAAACTCAATAAATATTTTAACGCCATAAAATCCCAAGAATGA
- a CDS encoding alpha/beta fold hydrolase: MKRFGIVLIIVLFNTTLLSQNTKKPMKELLSDYKFQTYSTTLDSLEISYIKAGTGEKTLLFVHGLSSNSDAWSKNMATLKAEYTCIALDLPGYGKSSKPEADYTPSYFAKVLHQFIEKLALKNIILIGHSMGGQASIKFATTYPKEIEKLILVAPAGLEQFTEANAKMMKAYFTPEMVKNTTDEQIEKNYALNFHTVPESVSKMIDDRTKIKEASDFEAHCEAIVKSISGMLDDPVFKDLATISQPTLVLFGDKDQLIPNRFFNPKLSIEDIGNVAAEHIKSVKLNYVKDAGHFVQYEKPAEVNRLIEQFVNAE; this comes from the coding sequence ATGAAACGATTCGGAATAGTACTGATAATTGTACTTTTTAACACCACTTTACTTTCGCAAAACACTAAAAAACCAATGAAAGAATTACTTTCAGATTATAAATTTCAGACGTATAGCACCACTTTGGATAGCTTGGAAATTAGCTATATTAAAGCAGGCACTGGCGAAAAAACATTGTTGTTTGTGCACGGTTTAAGCAGTAATTCTGATGCTTGGTCTAAAAATATGGCCACTTTAAAAGCCGAATACACTTGCATTGCCTTGGATTTACCTGGCTACGGAAAATCGTCTAAACCTGAAGCTGATTATACACCTTCATATTTCGCTAAAGTTTTACACCAATTCATAGAAAAGCTAGCACTAAAAAATATCATTCTCATTGGTCATTCCATGGGAGGACAAGCAAGTATAAAATTTGCAACAACCTATCCAAAGGAAATTGAAAAATTAATCTTGGTCGCACCAGCTGGCTTGGAGCAATTTACAGAAGCCAATGCCAAGATGATGAAAGCTTATTTTACACCAGAAATGGTTAAGAATACCACAGATGAGCAAATAGAGAAAAATTATGCGCTTAATTTTCATACCGTTCCGGAGTCGGTTTCAAAAATGATTGATGATCGTACGAAAATTAAAGAAGCTTCGGATTTTGAAGCGCATTGTGAGGCGATTGTCAAGAGTATTTCTGGTATGTTGGACGACCCTGTTTTTAAGGATTTAGCAACCATCTCACAACCGACCTTGGTTTTATTTGGTGATAAGGACCAATTGATCCCAAACCGTTTTTTTAACCCTAAATTGAGTATTGAAGATATAGGAAACGTTGCAGCAGAACATATTAAATCCGTTAAGCTTAACTACGTAAAAGATGCTGGTCATTTTGTACAATATGAAAAGCCAGCGGAAGTCAACAGGCTCATTGAGCAATTCGTCAATGCGGAATGA
- a CDS encoding DUF892 family protein produces the protein MENLNDLFEKELKNLYALEKQMQDTFETLESPKPKGLKACVEKLKKRNTSDLNTVQEIANNLSINPGNTVDSVAQEMLDNISEISSMEEIPNKVKNAGLVASLYRLVSYKTVNYYNVRRMAKAMNMKREARQLRPIKVKNADIEHQLKVLARKKVFKKAAKS, from the coding sequence ATGGAAAACTTAAATGATTTATTTGAAAAAGAGCTGAAAAACCTATATGCTTTAGAAAAGCAAATGCAAGATACTTTCGAGACCCTAGAATCACCAAAACCAAAAGGTTTGAAAGCCTGTGTTGAGAAACTAAAAAAACGGAACACTTCAGATTTAAACACCGTACAGGAAATTGCAAATAACTTATCCATAAATCCCGGCAACACGGTAGATAGCGTAGCCCAAGAAATGTTGGATAATATTTCGGAAATCTCCTCTATGGAAGAGATTCCAAACAAAGTTAAAAATGCAGGTTTGGTAGCTTCATTGTACCGTTTGGTCAGCTATAAAACCGTAAATTATTACAATGTTAGACGAATGGCAAAAGCCATGAATATGAAGCGGGAAGCAAGACAGCTCAGACCTATTAAAGTAAAAAATGCGGATATTGAGCACCAACTGAAAGTTTTAGCAAGAAAAAAAGTGTTTAAAAAGGCTGCTAAGTCATAA